In Caldivirga sp., a single genomic region encodes these proteins:
- a CDS encoding helix-turn-helix domain-containing protein has product MPIEFVRLVVEHDDWSTFTRGLDAWVNVASSVPISNRVKRSMLILNASSVGVAKTLINRVRGFRGVKVVDVIGRYNVRGKSITLLSTIRAFNGGVLETILGSNVYYYHELIANGVEYWSIVTGGADGLISELGSRFSVRLVRRINVNELTKSIGDPTLTRRELRVLKTAYELGYFNWPRRRNVGSIAETLGISKTTLMQELRSILRKLALRELRNDYPY; this is encoded by the coding sequence ATGCCTATTGAGTTTGTTAGGCTTGTTGTTGAGCATGATGATTGGTCAACCTTCACTAGGGGTCTTGATGCTTGGGTTAATGTTGCATCCTCCGTGCCCATTTCTAATCGTGTTAAGAGGTCTATGCTTATCCTCAACGCCTCAAGCGTTGGGGTTGCTAAGACGTTGATTAATAGGGTTAGGGGGTTTAGGGGTGTTAAGGTTGTTGACGTTATTGGTAGGTATAACGTGAGGGGTAAGTCGATTACACTACTCAGCACCATTAGGGCATTTAACGGTGGTGTCCTTGAAACAATCCTAGGCAGTAACGTGTACTATTATCATGAACTTATAGCTAATGGTGTTGAGTATTGGAGTATTGTGACTGGTGGTGCTGATGGGCTTATTAGTGAATTGGGCAGTAGGTTTAGTGTTAGGTTGGTTAGGAGGATTAACGTTAATGAACTAACTAAGAGTATTGGTGACCCAACGTTAACTAGGAGGGAGTTGAGGGTTCTTAAGACTGCCTATGAGTTGGGTTACTTCAATTGGCCTAGGAGGCGTAATGTGGGGAGTATTGCTGAGACTTTAGGCATCAGTAAGACTACTCTAATGCAGGAGTTGAGGAGTATACTGAGGAAGCTTGCCCTAAGGGAGTTGAGGAATGATTACCCTTACTGA
- a CDS encoding ATP-binding protein — MANPIGIIHGVDGVRRIRFRVFDGASVWIGQYVITSEGYLCRVSRIERRNYLTDDRILAEMSSFERVERLKKYGFNLEFTSTITLAEALIIGVVEGSSIRQPMAPPHLYTYVSEVPSELISNLTIINGVPITIGKVKGSDTPARLDAEKLTTHHCAILASTGSGKSWLAGVIAEELTLTIKMPVVIIDPHGEYSSMQYPMVDDPLASEVANMVNIYVPGRVDTSEIDKYYIAKFGEPRRYTRVGVNPRNMPLSVLIKLLTHYYGITDTQRRLLEEGWPYDPSIDAPLTTIDELIGEVIERSRSSAPKGYAGESSISSLVSKLRSFLENRPFFITMYGEHYGDEPIRLLDVENMLNKPGINVLDLSTLDLMDQQALVALMLDSMFNLAKRRRIMPTFVIIEEAHNFSPSKALSISKSSILRIAREGRKFGLGLCIVSQRPSRIDPDVLSQCMTQVFKRIINPLDLKYVASVAENISSDELTTLKSLNPDEAYVTGMATPIPLLVKVKERLTHHGGVTRWMSTVSS; from the coding sequence GTGGCTAATCCAATTGGTATAATCCACGGTGTTGATGGGGTTAGGAGAATTAGGTTCAGGGTCTTTGATGGTGCCTCAGTGTGGATTGGGCAATACGTTATCACTAGTGAAGGTTACTTATGTAGGGTCTCTAGGATTGAGAGGAGGAATTATCTGACTGATGATAGGATTCTGGCTGAGATGAGTAGTTTTGAGAGAGTTGAGAGACTTAAGAAGTATGGCTTTAACCTTGAGTTCACATCAACAATAACCCTTGCTGAGGCTTTAATAATAGGTGTTGTTGAGGGTTCAAGCATAAGGCAACCGATGGCTCCGCCTCACCTGTACACTTACGTGAGTGAAGTCCCCAGTGAATTAATAAGCAATTTAACCATCATCAATGGAGTACCTATAACAATAGGTAAGGTTAAGGGTAGCGATACACCTGCTAGATTGGATGCTGAGAAATTAACTACTCACCACTGCGCCATATTGGCGTCTACAGGTTCAGGCAAGTCATGGTTAGCTGGTGTAATTGCTGAGGAGTTGACTTTAACCATTAAGATGCCTGTGGTCATAATTGATCCTCACGGTGAATACTCAAGCATGCAGTACCCAATGGTTGATGATCCCTTAGCTAGTGAGGTTGCCAATATGGTTAACATATATGTGCCTGGTAGAGTTGATACTAGTGAAATAGATAAATACTACATAGCTAAGTTTGGGGAACCTAGAAGATATACCAGGGTTGGCGTTAACCCAAGGAACATGCCCCTGAGCGTGCTCATTAAGCTTCTTACGCATTACTACGGTATAACAGACACCCAGAGGAGGTTATTGGAGGAGGGGTGGCCTTATGATCCATCAATAGATGCCCCATTGACGACTATAGATGAACTGATAGGTGAGGTTATTGAAAGGAGTCGTAGCTCAGCCCCAAAGGGTTATGCCGGTGAGTCATCAATATCATCGTTAGTTTCAAAGTTGAGGTCTTTTCTTGAGAATAGGCCATTCTTCATAACGATGTATGGTGAGCACTATGGTGATGAACCCATAAGGTTACTTGACGTTGAAAACATGCTTAACAAACCTGGCATAAACGTACTAGACCTCTCCACGCTTGATTTAATGGATCAACAGGCCTTAGTAGCGTTAATGCTTGACTCCATGTTCAATCTAGCTAAGAGGAGGCGTATAATGCCAACCTTTGTGATAATTGAGGAGGCGCACAACTTCTCGCCATCAAAGGCATTATCAATTAGTAAATCATCAATACTCAGGATCGCTAGGGAAGGGAGGAAGTTTGGACTGGGCTTATGCATAGTGTCCCAAAGACCTTCTAGGATTGACCCAGACGTGCTTAGCCAATGCATGACCCAGGTTTTTAAGAGGATAATAAACCCACTGGACCTGAAGTACGTAGCCTCAGTTGCTGAGAATATTTCAAGTGATGAATTAACGACCCTTAAGTCACTTAATCCTGATGAAGCATACGTCACTGGGATGGCTACTCCAATACCCCTTCTAGTTAAGGTTAAGGAGAGGTTAACTCACCATGGTGGTGTAACAAGGTGGATGAGCACTGTTAGTTCCTAG
- a CDS encoding tRNA-ribosyltransferase: MKVLLGTPPRATPRPWIDFTGIINVPVIVSAFELLKMRSPGDAPLHSLLQHSGEIWVDSGGYQFLSRGIEISIDDVAKVYSRFWDASTYLALDYPPLPSDDSNVAFNKFRKTIEAYDALSKALEKESIEVMPVIHYYRDEKIVLGTLENIIDHNPKEIAIGGLVPYVLVTRNVPKNSRWRALLFIAKVMREFNGKIHVLGLGSPSITPTLELLGVYSTDSSTWRIKAAYGKVMLPGGGERHVTGRRVNFGKRTIKEDELEELYTFLRETKFPLLGNYPDGLYSSFEYRALVNAWVTLMNNGKPRGSSFRLMYERIRALMEQADA, translated from the coding sequence GTGAAGGTTTTGCTTGGGACACCACCAAGGGCTACGCCGAGACCTTGGATTGACTTCACCGGCATAATTAATGTACCAGTCATAGTAAGTGCCTTTGAGTTACTGAAAATGAGATCCCCTGGTGATGCCCCGTTACATTCACTACTTCAACACAGTGGTGAAATATGGGTTGATTCAGGGGGTTACCAATTCTTAAGTAGAGGTATTGAAATAAGTATTGATGATGTAGCTAAAGTATACTCCCGCTTTTGGGATGCATCAACTTATCTAGCCCTTGATTATCCACCACTACCGAGTGATGATAGTAATGTTGCCTTCAATAAGTTTCGTAAGACTATTGAAGCATATGATGCGTTAAGCAAGGCCTTGGAGAAGGAAAGTATTGAGGTTATGCCCGTAATCCATTACTATAGGGATGAGAAAATAGTTCTAGGGACTTTAGAGAATATTATTGATCATAATCCTAAGGAGATTGCGATAGGAGGATTAGTACCTTATGTACTAGTGACTAGGAATGTGCCTAAGAATAGCAGATGGAGGGCATTACTCTTCATAGCTAAGGTGATGAGGGAATTTAATGGTAAGATCCACGTACTTGGGTTAGGTAGCCCATCAATAACACCAACGCTTGAGTTACTGGGTGTTTATTCAACGGACTCCTCAACATGGAGGATTAAGGCAGCGTATGGTAAGGTAATGTTACCAGGTGGAGGTGAGAGACATGTAACTGGACGTAGGGTTAACTTCGGTAAGAGGACAATTAAGGAGGATGAGCTTGAGGAGCTTTACACATTCCTAAGGGAAACTAAATTCCCCCTTCTTGGGAATTACCCTGATGGCCTATACTCAAGCTTCGAATACAGGGCATTGGTCAATGCATGGGTGACTTTAATGAATAATGGTAAACCTAGGGGAAGCAGCTTTAGGCTAATGTATGAGAGGATTCGAGCCTTAATGGAGCAGGCTGATGCCTAG
- a CDS encoding NTP transferase domain-containing protein translates to MQVAALVMSGGRGSRLGNVDKGSLNICGKPMIKWVLGNLTNAGVEKIIVSISRYNHNTLKILKETHNDIYISSGINYVTDLSFALKLIRVRPLLVMPVDTPLIIPDLIVDFIERGIKSGKPVVNMIGKYGHVGVTLFNESMGEWIDVNYDSPLVMDIDTPFDVNVASQLCLKLRNFT, encoded by the coding sequence ATGCAGGTTGCTGCACTAGTTATGTCTGGGGGAAGGGGAAGTAGGCTGGGTAATGTTGATAAGGGCTCATTAAACATATGCGGTAAGCCAATGATTAAGTGGGTGTTGGGTAATTTAACTAACGCTGGTGTTGAAAAGATTATAGTATCTATATCAAGGTATAATCATAATACGTTAAAGATACTTAAGGAAACCCATAATGATATATACATCAGTAGTGGTATTAATTATGTTACTGATCTTTCCTTCGCGCTTAAGTTAATTAGGGTAAGGCCACTACTTGTAATGCCTGTTGATACCCCATTAATAATCCCAGACTTAATAGTGGACTTCATTGAGAGGGGTATTAAATCAGGTAAACCAGTGGTTAATATGATTGGTAAATATGGCCATGTAGGTGTTACGCTTTTCAATGAATCAATGGGTGAGTGGATTGACGTGAATTATGATTCACCCCTAGTTATGGATATTGACACGCCATTTGATGTTAATGTTGCTAGTCAATTATGTCTTAAGTTACGTAACTTTACCTAA